AGAGTTCCAACGAGACCGCCGGTGAGCACTTCACCCCGCGCGAGGTCATCGACCTGATGGTGAGCCTGCTGGTCGCCCCGGATGACGACGCGCTGAGCGTGCCGGGCGCTTCCCGTACCGTGCTCGACCCGGCCTGCGGCACCGGCGGCATGCTGGCGGCGGCCGAGGAGCACATCAAGGCGCTCAACCCGTCGGCAACGGTCACGGTCTTCGGGCAGGAGCTCAATCCGGAGTCCTGGGCGATCTGCCGGTCCGACATGATGATCAAGGATCAGGACCCGGACGACATCAAGTTCGGCAACTCGTTCAGCGACGACGGCCACCGGGGCCGGCACTTCGACTACCTGCTGGCCAACCCGCCGTTCGGGGTGGAGTGGAAGAAGGTCAAGGACGAGGTCGAGTACGAGCACGAGAGCCTCGGCGAGAGCGGCCGGTTCGGTGCCGGTCTGCCCCGGATCAACGACGGCTCGTTGCTCTTCCTCCAGCACATGATCTCCAAGATGAAACCGGTGACCGCCGACGGCAAGGGCGGCAGCCGGATCGCCATCGTCTTCAACGGCTCGCCCCTGTTCACCGGGGCGGCCGAGTCCGGCGAGTCCCGGATCCGGCAGTGGATCCTGGAGAACGACTGGCTGGAAGGCATCGTCGCCCTGCCCGACCAGCTCTTCTACAACACCGGCATCTCCACGTACTTCTGGCTCCTCACCAACCGCAAGGCCAAGGGCAACAAGGGCAGGGTGGTGCTGCTCGACGCCCGCGACCAGTTCACCAAGATGCGCAAGTCGCTCGGCGACAAGCGCAAGGTCATCACCCCGGAGCAGATCAAGGGCATAACCCGGCTGTACGAGGAGGCGCTCGACGCCGCCCGGGACCCTGAGCACCCGCAGCACGCCAAGGTGAAGGTCTTTGCCAACGAGGACTTCGGCTACCGCCGGATCACCGTCGAACGCCCGTTGAAGCTCCGCTTCGAGGTCACCGAGGAGACGCTCACCGCGCTCGCCGCCTCGAAGCCGATCCAGAAGGCGGCAGACGTCGACGGGCTGACCATCGCGTTGAAGCCGCTGCTCGGGCAGGCGTGGACGACCAAGCGTGCCGCGTGGGACGCGCTGCGCAAGGCGACGGCCGAGAGCGGGGTGGGCTGGCCGTCCGGCACCGCCTTCCAGAAGGCGATGCGGGACATCGTCGGGGTACGCGACCCCGAGGGCGAGGTCCAGCTCGTCAAGGGCAACCCCGAACCCGACACCGATCTCCGCGATTACGAGAACGTCCCGCTGGACCAGGACATCGACGACTACCTGCGCCGCGAGGTCCTCCCACACGTCCCCGACGCCTGGATCGACCACGACAAGACCAAGATCGGGTACGAGATCCCCTTCACCCGCCACTTCTACGTCTACAAGCCCCCGAGGCCACTAGCAGAGATCGACGCTGAATTGAAAGCGTTGGAAGCTGAGATCCAGGAACTACTGGGCGAGGTGACCGAGTGAGTTCGCCAATGGTTCCGCTGCGAAGGGTTGCGAAGGTCGTCAACGGGGGAACCCCTCCTCCGAATCCGGAAAACTGGGGAGGCCCAGTACCCTGGGCGACACCCGCCGACTTCGGTGACACGCTATCGAAGGTCGAAACGACCCGGCGCACCCTAACCACTCACGGAGCTCGAACTGGATCAACCATCGTACCGCCGGGCAGCATACTCCTTTCCACCCGGGCACCCATCGGGCACGTGGCAATTACCAATACTGCAATGGCCTTCAATCAAGGCTGCCGTGCCCTAGTTCCCTGCTCTGAGATCGAGTCAAGATTTCTTGGATATCAACTCGAAGCACTACGCGAAGACCTCAAGGCCAGGGGACTCGGAACCACTTTTCTGGAAGTATCCTCCGATTCTCTTGCATCAATGCCCATCGCAGTACCGAGCCTTGCGGATCAGCATCGAATCGCCGACTTCCTCGACGCCGAAACTTCCCGCCTTGATCGCATTCAGGTACGAACGGCTGAGCAGCGATCACTCTTGTCCGAGATCTCCAAAGAGGCAATCCGTCTCGCAACGACTACAGGCAACGGCAAGACGCGAAGCTCGGGCGTCCCATGGATGCCGGAGGTCAATGAACAGTGGAAAATTATCAAGCTGGGCCACGCCTTCAGAACGGGAAGCGGCACAACCCCCAGATCCGACCAGCCTGAATACTTTAGCGGACCACACCCATGGGTTAATAGCGCAGATATCAACGACGGCGAGATCAACCGATGCGAGAAGTCGGTGACCGACAAAGCGCTAGCAGAATTCCCTGCCCTTAAAATCCACCCAGCAGGGTCGCTCGTTGTTGCACTTTATGGGCAGGGAGCAACCAAAGGCAGGGTTGGGGTTCTGCGGATTGCTGCCTGCCTGAATCAAGCATGCTGCGCTTTGACGCCCATTGGGCCGATCACTGCAGAGTTTGCTGCCTACTGGTTCAAAGCGCACAAGCAAGGAATTGTTGGTCTCGCACTCGGGGCGGGGCAGCCCAACCTGAGTCAAGAACTCATCAGACAGCTCCGCATCCCGGCACCCAGCATTAAAAGACAGCGTCGGATCATTGCAGAATTGCAGAAATTTGAGGCGGAAATAAACGTCAAATCGACCCTACTTCACGCAAGAGAAAGACTACTCGGCGAACGCCGGACCGCGCTGATCACCGCTGCTGTCACTGGCCAGATTGACGTCTCTACCGCTAGCAGACGAGGAGTCGAGGACTGAGCTTGCCGTTGGAGCTGCGCAAACCCGCCCCCTCGCTATCAGATGGAAATCAGGTCACGGGCGTCCTGGCGGAACTGACGGACGGCGGGCGTGCGCTGATACGGGGCAAGGGCTCCAACCAGGTTGCGGACGTGCTTGATGCACCTGGCGGAGTTGACCTGCCCGGTGAGGGTCTGCACGGCCTGGCCGCCGAGGGCAAGCGCCTTGTCCAGCTCGGGATGCTCCTGCTGGACATAGGTGGTGGCGAGCAACGCGTTGCGTAGCGCACCTTCCCGCGTGTACTCGTTGCCCTGTAGCCGCAGCGCGGTCCTCAGGTGGTCACGCGCACGGGGCCAGTCCTCCAGCTTGACGTAGCAATAGCCGGCCTGGGCGTTCGCCTGCGCCTCGTTGATCCAGTAGGACCAGTCGGGGTCGCCGTGCTCCGGTCGGCTGTCCGTGAGCCTGCCAAACGCGTTGTCCAGCGCCCGACGGGTGTCGGTCACCGATCGGCTGTTGGCGTACGCCTCGGCAGCCCGTAGATCGAGAATCGCTGCCACCTTCGGACTCGTGGCCGGGTAGCTGGCCCGCGCGGTCTCAGCGAGGGTCACCGACTGGCGAAGCTGACCAAGGTCCTTGGCCTGACAGGACATGAAGCCGAGGATGTTCGCCCCGAGCCCACGGTCGGCGGCGGCGTTGGCCTGGTAGAGACCCGCGATCCAGAAACGTTGCGCCTGGGTGTGGTGGCCATTGTCGAACGACAGCCAGCCCGCAAGGCGCAACAGCTCACCGGCGGTGGCGTGGAGGCGTCGGCCGACGCTGTCGGTGTAACTACGCTCGCGTAAAGCCTCAACCACCGTGCTCAGATGTTGGCGGACCAAGCCCAGGGTCTGGCCGCTACCGAGATGGTCATCCATTCGTCGCAGGCTGGCTGTCACCGCGTCCAAGTGATCGACGACCTCGCCGGACAGGGGGCGACCGGTGGTCGATGCGACGTCCTTTGCCTGTGGGGCGATCAGCCACTCGTGCGCTGGTGCCGTCACGGCGGTGCCGATCAGGGTCAGGAACATTCGTCGATGCATCATTCCCTCAGATTCGTTCACAACCTCGGCTGCTTGCAATGCCCCGGCTGAGGACCAAGGCAGGTCGAGCCCGACAGAGGCAGGCGCAGCCTCGAAGCCGTCATCCGGCCAGCCCAGCTCATCGAAGCTGATCTCGCGCTGCAACTGTTCGGAAAGAACAGCCGTGACCAGAGCTGGCCACGGGCTGCGGGGAACATCGCCCTTCTTCCACTTGTAGGGCGTCTTGAGGTGCAAACGCTCGGCACGCCCGTGCCGTTCGGCGCACTCGTTGAGGCGTCGAGCGAGCTGCTCCGGCTGCCAGCCCACCTCGGCCAGCAACCGACTGATCGCCTCTCCGCTTGACTCCACCCACCGACTCCCTCATGCGTAGCGACTCCTGCACGGAAAGTACCGAAACCATCCATGATCAGGTGTCCCGGCACCGGTCCGCACCAATAGGCACTCCGCGCACCTGGGTTCTCCATGGCATTGGCGAGGTCAACTGAACCCGTCACGCCGATCTTTGTCAGCCAGTCCAGAAGGTAGGGGTGCTCGTGGTGTCCGTGGTTGTGTCGGTGGTGTTCGGGGGCCTGGTGCCGGGGTTCCTGCTCGGGCTGCTGGCGTTTCGGGTCAAGTCTCGGTGGTGTCCGCGCTGCGGGGAGTCCACCTTGGCCATGGGGCCGACGGAGCGGGAGCGATGACCCGGCCTGGCGGTCGCAGGGGCAACGAGCCGCCGATCGGGCGGCGGGTGGCCGAGCTTCGGGCCAATCGGGGCATGAGCCAGCAGGTCTTCGCCGACCGGATCGGCAAGTCGAAGAGCTGGGTGGACAAGGTCGAGCGCGGCGTCCGTACCCTCGATCGGTTCTCGGTTATCGAGACGGTGGCCGCGACCCTCGGGGTTGCCCCGACTGTCCTGCTCGGTGTCAAGGCCCAGCGAAGACCGGCCGCAGGCACCGACGTCGGCAGCGCCGTGGAGCGGGTACGCGAGGCGTTGGCGCGCTACGACGTACCCCGACTCGGCAGCGACGACCAGCCGACGTCGTCGCTGCGTCAGCCTGCCGACCAGGTGGGGTACGCCTGGACGGCTTACCGCAGCGGCCACCACGTCCAGGTGTTGCGGATGCTGCCCGACCTGCTCGACGACAGCCGACGGGCCTGCCGGGTCCGGTCGGAAGACACCGGGGCCGCCGACCTGCTGGTGCGGGTGTACCGGCTCGCCGCCCAGGTGCTTGTCAAGCTCGGCGAGGCCGACCTGGCCTGGCTGGCGGCCGACCGGGCGATGAGCGCCGCCGCCGACGATCCACGGCGGGCCGGGCTCGCGGCGGTCTCCCTCGCCCAGGCGCTCCGGACGCTGCGGCGGGGCAGGCTGGCGATGGGCGCAGCCGCAGCCGCCGTACACCGGCTCGACCTCGTGCCGTCCCGGACCTGTCTGCCGGAGGAGCCCACGCTGACGGGAACGCTGCTGACCGAGGCTGCTCTGGCCGCCGCCTCGTGCGGGGCCGTCGCCGCCGCTGCCGAGTTCACCGAGCGGGCGGCCCAGCTCGCCGCCACCCACGGCGAAGGGCACCACGACGAACACGACGGAATCACGTTCGGCCCCACCACCGTCGAGCTCACCCGCGCCCTGACCGCCATGCGCTTCGGCGACCACTACCGGGCCGTCACCGCCCACCGGCTGGCCACCGGCGGCGACGCCTGGCACCGACTTCCCGCCGAACACCGGGCCGCCCACCTCATCGACATCACCCGCGCCCACCTCGACCTCGGCGATTACCAGGGTGCCGGCCGCGCCCTGGTGGCCGCCGACGGCATCGCCCCCGCCGAGGCCCGCCTCCGCCCCGCTGCCCACGCCGCGCTGACCGCAGTGCTCCGCGCCGGACCCACCGCCGCCGACGTGGCCCGTCTCGCCGCCGCTATCGGCCTGACCCGACAGTGACCGCCGCTGCCGACAGTCTCGCCAGATCGCAGCTCATGTATCCCGAGCATCCGACTCCAAGCCGTAGTAGGTTCACTTCGAACGCTCTGGGCGCCTCCGGGCCACCAGAGTTCCGGCTCGAGAACTGTGGATGGCGCCCCCCGGCATCGGGTGGGCGCCATTCGGCGTACTACCGCCCGGCCCGGCCCCCGGAGGTCGTGATCCCCGCGTCCGTGCACGGTGGCCATGCCTCTGCTGTCGCGGACTGATCGGATATCTGACTCGCCGGGGCGTGCTCTCCCGGACCGGGCGTGACGTCGGCGGCACTGAGCTGCGCCGATGCGGTCCGTCACTCCTCCCGTCACGTGAAGCGATCTCTGGTCAGCCCGACGGACCGACCAGGACGGCTACGATGGGTGACGCATGCCGGCCAAGATCAGCTTCTCGCTCGATCTCGGCGCTTCCCGCCGCGTGTGACGGGCTCAGCCCGGCAACGGGGCATTGCCGTCCACCGTGCTGAAGAGGTGGCGAGGCTGGGCCTCGGAGGCGGCATGCTGCGATGACGGTGAAGATCGGCAGTGAGGTAGTCGGATGAGCGGAACGCCCGCGGCTGGTGCGTCGTCCTACGAGACGGCCCCGAAGACCCAGGTCCAACAGGTCCGCAGTGCCCTGCTGCGGGAGTTCGACGGGCTGATCGACGTCGAGGATCTCGCCAACAAGTCGGCAGTCGATCGCGAGCAGGCATTCCTGTCGAGGGCACTGGCCGCCCTGACAGTCCGCGACCTGACGGGCTGCGACTCGGCCGCCGCCGCCGACGCCGTCATCGACGGCCGGGACGACATCGGCATCGATGCGGTCGCCATCGACAAGAACGCATCGCACCTCTGGCTGGTCCAGTCCAAGTGGAGCGACAGCGGCAGAGGGAAGTTCGTCGTCGGCGACGCACTCAAGTTCGTCGAGGGGCTTCGGCACATCGACGGACGGCAGTTCGACAGGTTCAACGCCCGGTTCCAGAGCATCGCGGACCAGGTGGTCGCCGTGCTCAGCAACCGGGGCTCGAAGATCACCCTGGTCCCGACCGTGATGCGGACCGAACCGCTCGCGGCCGACGTCCTCCAGCGGCTCTCCGACGCCCAGGAAGAGTTCAACCAGTTCGGCAACATGCTCAGCCGACGCGTCTACCTGGCCCGCGACATCTGGGAGGTGGTCCGCAACGACTTCGCCGAGCCGCCCATCCCGCTGACCGCCAGGATGCACGACTGGATCAGGGTCGTCGAACCGTACGAGGCGTTCCAGGGAATCGTCTCGGTCGCCGACATCGCCGAGTGGTACGAGGCCCACGAAGACCGCCTCTTCGCCCGCAACATCCGCAAGCCGCTCGGCATCACGCAGGTCAATCAGGGTCTGATCGACACGCTGACCGCCGACCCGCACAACTTCTGGTTCTTCAACAACGGGATCACGGTCCTCTGCGACACGGTGAATCCCGAGTACTTCCAGCGGGCGGCGAAGCGGTCGCCGGTCACCCTCCAGCTGGACGGGG
Above is a window of Micromonospora rifamycinica DNA encoding:
- a CDS encoding helix-turn-helix domain-containing protein — translated: MSQQVFADRIGKSKSWVDKVERGVRTLDRFSVIETVAATLGVAPTVLLGVKAQRRPAAGTDVGSAVERVREALARYDVPRLGSDDQPTSSLRQPADQVGYAWTAYRSGHHVQVLRMLPDLLDDSRRACRVRSEDTGAADLLVRVYRLAAQVLVKLGEADLAWLAADRAMSAAADDPRRAGLAAVSLAQALRTLRRGRLAMGAAAAAVHRLDLVPSRTCLPEEPTLTGTLLTEAALAAASCGAVAAAAEFTERAAQLAATHGEGHHDEHDGITFGPTTVELTRALTAMRFGDHYRAVTAHRLATGGDAWHRLPAEHRAAHLIDITRAHLDLGDYQGAGRALVAADGIAPAEARLRPAAHAALTAVLRAGPTAADVARLAAAIGLTRQ
- a CDS encoding type I restriction-modification system subunit M, whose amino-acid sequence is MNSSKHTELANHAWSVADLLRGDYKQSDYGKVILPFTVLRRLECVLDLTRDQVLAEYDRRKDQNVDLGRFLRRASEHRFYNVSGYTLKSMVNDSGQLARHLLAYIGAFSENAQEVMERYEFAQQVRRLDNANLLYRVAGRFADLDLHPFERDRKTGKVVLDKETGKPVPNVTNQQMGYVFEELIRRFAESSNETAGEHFTPREVIDLMVSLLVAPDDDALSVPGASRTVLDPACGTGGMLAAAEEHIKALNPSATVTVFGQELNPESWAICRSDMMIKDQDPDDIKFGNSFSDDGHRGRHFDYLLANPPFGVEWKKVKDEVEYEHESLGESGRFGAGLPRINDGSLLFLQHMISKMKPVTADGKGGSRIAIVFNGSPLFTGAAESGESRIRQWILENDWLEGIVALPDQLFYNTGISTYFWLLTNRKAKGNKGRVVLLDARDQFTKMRKSLGDKRKVITPEQIKGITRLYEEALDAARDPEHPQHAKVKVFANEDFGYRRITVERPLKLRFEVTEETLTALAASKPIQKAADVDGLTIALKPLLGQAWTTKRAAWDALRKATAESGVGWPSGTAFQKAMRDIVGVRDPEGEVQLVKGNPEPDTDLRDYENVPLDQDIDDYLRREVLPHVPDAWIDHDKTKIGYEIPFTRHFYVYKPPRPLAEIDAELKALEAEIQELLGEVTE
- a CDS encoding restriction endonuclease subunit S, yielding MVPLRRVAKVVNGGTPPPNPENWGGPVPWATPADFGDTLSKVETTRRTLTTHGARTGSTIVPPGSILLSTRAPIGHVAITNTAMAFNQGCRALVPCSEIESRFLGYQLEALREDLKARGLGTTFLEVSSDSLASMPIAVPSLADQHRIADFLDAETSRLDRIQVRTAEQRSLLSEISKEAIRLATTTGNGKTRSSGVPWMPEVNEQWKIIKLGHAFRTGSGTTPRSDQPEYFSGPHPWVNSADINDGEINRCEKSVTDKALAEFPALKIHPAGSLVVALYGQGATKGRVGVLRIAACLNQACCALTPIGPITAEFAAYWFKAHKQGIVGLALGAGQPNLSQELIRQLRIPAPSIKRQRRIIAELQKFEAEINVKSTLLHARERLLGERRTALITAAVTGQIDVSTASRRGVED